The following coding sequences lie in one Cotesia glomerata isolate CgM1 linkage group LG5, MPM_Cglom_v2.3, whole genome shotgun sequence genomic window:
- the LOC123264599 gene encoding X-box-binding protein 1: protein MISPKSVIITLPKGLQKSPVISPVRNIIKPTGNLNFTTSILATKSKVDAKNMQKIQHDCYGDIQGELMKTDMWLRGKKRRLDHLSWEEKLQRKKLKNRVAAQTSRDRKKAKLDELEETVRTLVEKNELIAEECDSLRAQNEALCAENQRLKEGDKSVNKTDSDRYCSMCMGRVGCVAPALGSAVSPINPLPQGGATQLAPSLTPSASAEILLKILTLYLLWRNSLPTSKVTAMSNDSKNLQKVFCEKLPLAWKLMLRDQVIRSPSRKIPLKNLMIQKKWWGRHQKMWKPVQSAVA, encoded by the exons ATGATTTCGCCAAAAAGTGTCATAATCACATTGCCTAAAGGGCTTCAAAAATCACCAGTGATTAGCCCGGTGCGTAATATTATTAAGCCGactggaaatttaaattttactacatCTATTCTCGCCACAAAGTCCAAGGTTGACGCTAAGAACATGCAGAAAATTCAGCACGATTGTTATGGTGATATCCAGGGTGAGCTGATGAAAACAGACATGTGGCTGAGAGGAAAAAAACGAAGGCTTGATCATCTTTCATGGGAAGAAAAACTCCAAAGAaa AAAACTGAAGAACCGAGTTGCTGCCCAAACATCCAGAGACCGTAAAAAAGCAAAGCTTGATGAGCTGGAAGAAACAGTAAGAACTTTAGTGGAGAAAAATGAACTAATCGCAGAAGAGTGTGACAGTCTGAGAGCGCAAAACGAAGCATTATGTGCGGAGAATCAAAGGCTGAAGGAAGGAGATAAAAGCGTTAATAAAACTGATTCAGATCGGTATTGCTCAATGTGCATGGGTCGTGTCGGTTGTGTTGCACCCGCGCTGGGATCAGCTGTATCCCCCATTAACCCTCTGCCGCAGGGTGGGGCAACTCAACTGGCACCGTCCCTAACACCGTCAGCAAGTGCGGAAATTCTGTTGAAGATATTGACGCTTTACCTCCTCTGGAGGAACTCTTTGCCGACATCCAAAGTGACGGCTATGTCGAACGACTCGAAGAACTTGCAGAAAGTCTTCTGCGAGAAGTTACCGCTGGCGTGGAAGCTCATGCTCAGAGACCAAGTGATCAG GTCACCATCAAGAAAGATACCTTTGAAGAATCTgatgattcaaaaaaaatggtggggcaggcatcaaaaaATGTGGAAGCCAGTCCAATCTGCAGTAGCTTAA
- the LOC123264597 gene encoding E3 ubiquitin-protein ligase RNF34, producing the protein MDDITYKIILNSIINLNKIFDDMACEACSTKFTLFKRKKQCKDCLRFFCTDCVIRRGDRVLSCDNCSMLSRRPLIKSQVLTMKSKDLKQYLMAKKVSLRGCVEKEDLVNILMRYANGESQIDNELLTNNVSQPLRPQERQSTPPGSPPRRSRSPPINVRQTVESPQSEHEPFFPPRNHNVDIEEISSEEDISPSQGPEPLITEQEQEQEQNLEQVQPEVDPEIVIQEEENSPESSRSSDPSEFNELPSWTGNVKLSDIMERSDLEYLNVKQLKDLLRSNRVDFKGCLERSELLDRASRLWDAHKRSREDLSAEGLYDESLCKICWDSPIECVILECGHMACCINCGKQMNECPICRQYVVRVVRFFKA; encoded by the exons ATGGATGACATAacctataaaattattctaaatagtattattaatttaaataaaatatttgacgaCATGGCTTGTGAAGCCTGTTCAACTAAATTcacattatttaaaagaaaa aaaCAATGCAAGGATTGTCTGAGATTTTTTTGTACAGATTGTGTGATTAGAAGAGGAGACAGAGTTTTAAGTTGTGATAATTGTAGTATGTTGTCTAGAAGACCACTTATTAAATCTCAAGTATTGACAATGAAATCAAAAGATCTCAAACAATATCTTATGGCAAAAAAAGTATCGCTCAGAGGATGCGTAG AAAAAGAAGATTTAGTCAATATTTTAATGCGATATGCCAACGGAGAAAGTCAAATAGACAacgaattattaacaaataatgtGTCTCAGCCATTaag GCCGCAGGAAAGACAAAGTACACCACCTGGTTCTCCACCAAGAAGATCTAGAAGCCCTCCAATAAATGTAAGGCAAACTGTTGAAAGTCCACAATCTGAGCACGAGCCATTTTTTCCGCCTAGAAATCATAATGTAGATATAGAAGAAATTTCATCCGAAGAGGATATTAGCCCGTCACAAGGTCCTGAACCTTTAATAACAGAACAAGAGCAAGAGCAAGAGCAAAATCTTGAGCAAGTACAGCCAGAAGTAGATCCAGAAATAGTTATTCAAGAAGAAGAAAACTCTCCAGAAAGTTCTAGGAGTAGTGATCCGTCTGAATTTAATGAGCTGCCTtcg TGGACAGGTAACGTGAAGCTATCTGACATAATGGAAAGATCAGATTTAGAATATCTTAATGTGAAGCAATTAAAAGATCTCCTCAGATCAAATCGAGTTGATTTCAAAGGTTGCCTTGAAAGATCAGAACTTCTTGATAGAGCTTCTAGACTTTGGGATGCTCATAAACGATCGAGAGAAG ATTTAAGTGCAGAGGGTCTTTATGATGAAAGCTTGTGTAAAATTTGTTGGGATTCACCTATTGAATGTGTAATATTAGAATGCGGGCATATGGCTTGTTGTATAAACTGTGGCAAGCAAATGAATGAGTGTCCAATTTGTCGTCAATATGTTGTAAGAGTTGtgagatttttcaaagcttaa
- the LOC123264598 gene encoding carbonic anhydrase 3-like has protein sequence MDLKILILTFLFTCKISGGQEFTYEGVHGPQYWTKDYGTCTGKHQSPINIEEHEVEDVSFPSIKFVGLQNPQVAKLTNNGHTVTITFDNPEAIKIYGGPLDTYPYIFKQMHFHWGSDDKEGSEDRINNIAYAMELHAVFYKKSYGSMEVAMHYADGLAVLAYFVEVDNNKFNPVYEPLLAAFPMIEEVNTNVTLNGPIYPEKLLLPGEIIVSDYYTYHGSLTTPPCSEVVIWIDFKDPFRMSHEQIEAFRSIKTFDNQKLTHNFRPVQKLEDRKIFRNVIVSDLYNSGDIKTVSSSLSITFAAVLLTIPPELWFAFFGL, from the exons atggatttaaaaattttaatcctcacttttttattcactt gtaaAATTTCTGGAGGTCAAGAATTTACTTATGAAGGCGTTCATg gACCACAATATTGGACAAAAGATTACGGAACATGTACAGGCAAACATCAATCACCGATTAACATTGAAGAACATGAAGTCGAGGACGTTAGTTTTCcttcaataaaatttgtgGGCCTTCAAAATCCTCAAGTagctaaattaactaataatggACATAcag tGACGATAACATTCGACAATCCAGAAGCCATAAAAATATACGGAGGTCCTTTGGATACTTATCCGTATATCTTCAAGCAAATGCACTTCCACTGGGGCTCCGATGACAAGGAAGGCTCTGAAGATCGTATAAATAACATTGCGTATGCCATGGAGCTCCATGCggtgttttataaaaaatcttacgGATCCATGGAAGTTGCTATGCATTATGCTGATGGTCTTGCAGTTCTTGCTTACTTTGTTGaa gttgacaacaataaatttaatccagTGTATGAACCACTATTAGCAGCCTTTCCAATGATTGAAGAAGTCAACACCAATGTTACATTGAACGGTCCAATATatcctgaaaaattattattacctgGTGAAATAATTGTCTCAGATTATTATACGTACCATGGATCTTTAACTACTCCTCCTTGTTCGGAGGTTGTTATCTGGATTGACTTTAAGGATCCATTCCGAATGAGTCATGAGCAA attgaGGCCTTTAGAAGTATTAAAACTTTCGATAATCAAAAACTTACTCACAATTTCCGTCCAGTTCAAAAGTTGGaggacagaaaaatttttagaaacgTTATTGTGAGTGACTTGTATAATTCTGGAGATATTAAGACGGTTTCATCGTCACTATCAATCACTTTCGCCGCTGTATTGTTGACCATTCCACCGGAACTGTGGTTCGCATTTTTCGGGCTTTAA
- the LOC123266224 gene encoding nuclear pore complex protein Nup155, producing METLKIYSDALEVAGKMIDKHVVIDNNYPSLINLMRYSVQGGPTVSGLDDYDYPNLSSSALNISSLNQIKVHSKVPLPSEVMEHFSHMQCHCMMGLFTEISKAWLTIDSDIYVWSYENESDVAYFDGLNETIISVGLVKPKPGIFQNYVKYLLVLTTTVEITVLGVTLMDKSDGTQGEIQLVPEPIFTVTTDGVAITTIANTNSGRIFLGGRNGSLYEIHYQAESSWFGKRCKKVNHSEGPLSFLVPSFVAVALSEEEAIVQISVDDSRNILYTLGDKGTITVWDIDAGASKITTLSQSSLVQNTVHVVKTLDSNNFRPLVSISAITESESVHVNLVAVAATGTRFYFTCTSVTNPGTRPQCLQLVHVRLPPGYAANAPVMRPRKVQMAHYKKGTLILVCGGEVETAWCLSNDAYPFTNYLAETQSILPFDSPAWAMAEIPGEPAIHIDKQAMHDPPLLVRQHMEPPRKFIFLTAQGAVILVQLRPVDILRQLLLEQRGPDTELVRDYFLSQSPEQACATCLILATLESTQNAQLSEWATRAFFLYGSQRNVNQNMDLYGFNVCTSTPRLGNFDILPGHFRNHPMGNQSYQQEFSAKHEGLYLYIGRILRPIWNIRCIKSEIANNKTLITSTVSSIQVGWILGHLQALRAFLNKNTHISKHHNNTSRNITDGFDNSLTQYQEPMVEERNSLDALKIFITHACEVLGLWKILCENQLHNIVSSLSKDQVNQFSTATFRDLILIGHEISSLLILHLIDSYLGDNASIDTVSAKLREVCPNLYKSEDAVCSKANEIILKAKNCTNPEEKESCLQSALKLCKTVAPRLNLSAVCQQFVACHFYTGALELCLCCAEKSDPNNAAMHYYKNNKPPEDQEGFLAYSRRQDIYKEITIMLDCLYNQSMSNPLTPTVPSKPGPPTYNTTTAVAPAKQILHEIIDDALHSPCEVLHESVYNWMKDKGLDGELVALAAPSLEAYLIRNNNPELLWQFYERNKNHAAAAQILDSLATKPDPEVPLAQRVKYLARAVVCMRSDQAGYAPYLGVFLRELEDKVEVARIQQQILTTITNQHRLYDPMTVKDAKLRLNSSLLDITQLYEDYADPLQLWECKLAIIHCSGHQDAMLVQGIWSNIIDNELKNSFSLSPEDKITVVMSKIKILGQEYSGTPNCFPLDYLIKELEIRACRLQVSNTEIITGFLQLGVAVEDLMEIYDKLNTGNNRIWLNEGNEFHLIDSTANLVTYFTTNTNIGNSFVRRKVITKCQDIISKCLTTLFSKPNSDELISRLRSIQSVLNRL from the exons ATGGAGACCTTAAAAATCTACTCCGACGCGTTGGAAGTAGCGGGAAAGATGATCGACAAGCATGTGGTGATAGACAACAATTACCCGTCATTAATAAACTTAATGAGATACTCAGTGCAAGGTGGTCCTACCGTAAGTGGTTTAGACGACTACGACTACCCCAACCTAAGCAGCAGCGCTCTAAATATCAGCAGTCTTAACCAAATAAAAGTCCACAGCAAAGTGCCTCTGCCTTCCGAAGTAATGGAGCACTTTAGCCACATGCAGTGTCACTGTATGATGGGGCTGTTCACTGAGATTTCCAAAGCCTGGTTAACAATCGACAGTGACATTTACGTCTGGTCTTACGAGAATGAATCAGACGTGGCTTACTTCGACGGACTTAACGAGACAATCATCAGCGTTGGTCTCGTCAAACCTAAACCCGGAATATTTCAAAACTACGTCAAGTATCTTCTGGTGCTGACGACAACTGTCGAAATCACAGTTTTAG GTGTCACGTTGATGGACAAAAGCGACGGAACTCAGGGAGAGATCCAGCTAGTACCCGAGCCTATTTTCACAGTGACCACCGACGGAGTTGCAATTACCACAATAGCAAACACCAACAGCGGTAGAATATTCCTCGGAGGTCGCAATGGAAGTCTCTATGAAATCCACTACCAAGCGGAGAGCAGCTGGTTCGGGAAGCGCTGCAAGAAAGTGAATCACTCCGAAGGACCTTTATCATTTCTAGTTCCCTCATTCGTAGCTGTGGCTCTATCAGAAGAGGAAGCGATAGTCCAAATCAGCGTAGACGActcaagaaatattttatacactCTTGGAGACAAAGGGACCATCACAGTCTGGGACATTGACGCAGGAGCTTCAAAAATAACAACTCTCTCCCAGTCTTCTCTCGTCCAGAACACAGTCCACGTGGTCAAGACTCTAGACAGCAATAATTTCCGACCTCTGGTCAGCATCTCAGCAATTACCGAGTCCGAATCAGTCCATGTTAATCTAGTAGCGGTCGCAGCAACTGGTACCAGGTTTTACTTCACTTGCACATCAGTAACAAATCCAGGAACTCGTCCTCAATGCTTGCAGTTAGTTCATGTACGTTTACCGCCAGGCTATGCTGCTAACGCGCCGGTGATGCGCCCCCGGAAGGTCCAGATGGCTCATTACAAAAAAGGAACGCTAATTTTAGTCTGCGGTGGCGAGGTAGAGACTGCTTGGTGTCTTAGTAATGATGCTTATCCATTTACAAATTACTTAGCGGAGACTCAGAGTATTTTACCGTTTGACAGCCCGGCCTGGGCCATGGCGGAGATCCCCGGAGAGCCTGCGATTCACATCGACAAGCAGGCCATGCATGACCCGCCGCTGCTGGTCCGGCAACATATGGAGCCTCCGAGGAAGTTTATCTTTTTAACAGCGCAAGGCGCTGTTATTTTAGTCCAGCTCCGGCCGGTTGATATTCTCCGCCAGCTTTTGTTAGAGCAACGCGGGCCTGATACTGAATTAGTCAGGGATTATTTTCTGAGTCAAAGTCCCGAGCAAGCTTGCGCGACTTGCTTGATTCTCGCGACTCTGGAGAGCACGCAGAATGCTCAGTTGTCTGAGTGGGCCACCagagctttttttttgtacggaAGTCAGAGGAATGTTAATCAAAATATGGATCTTTATGGATTTAATGTCTGTACTTCGACTCCTAGATTGGGGAATTTTGATATTCTTCCAGGACATTTTAGGAATCATCCAATGGGAAATCAAAGCTACCAGCAGGAATTTTCAGCGAAGCACGAGGGGCTTTATTTGTACATCGGAAGAATTTTGAGACCAATTTGGAATATCAGGTGCATTAAAAGCGAGATTGCTAATAATAAAACTCTAATTACAAGCACTGTTTCTTCGATTCAAGTCGGATGGATTTTAGGACATCTTCAAGCTTTAAGAgcgtttttaaataaaaatactcatATTTCTAAGCATCATAACAACACTTCGAGGAATATTACTGATGGGTTTGATAATTCGCTTACTCAGTACCAAGAACCGATGGTTGAAGAAAGAAATTCTCTTGAtgcattgaaaatatttattacacatGCGTGTGAAGTTCTGGGGCTTTGGAAAATTCTCTGTGAAAATCAGTTGCATAATATTGTTAGTTCTTTATCAAAAGATCAGGTTAATCAGTTCTCTACTGCGACTTTCAgggatttaatattaattggcCATGAAATTTCTTCTCTGCTAATTCTGCATCTTATAGACAGTTATCTGGGTGATAATGCGTCGATTGATACTGTGAGTGCGAAACTTAGGGAAGTTTGTCCGAATTTGTATAAAAGTGAAGACGCTGTTTGCTCGAAGGCTAatgaaattattcttaaagCTAAAAATTGTACTAACCCGGAGGAAAAAGAATCTTGTTTGCAGTCAGCTCTTAAATTGTGTAAAACAGTAGCGCCGAGGTTGAATTTGTCAGCCGTGTGCCAGCAGTTTGTAGCTTGTCATTTCTACACCGGGGCGTTGGAACTTTGTCTCTGCTGCGCGGAAAAAAGCGATCCGAATAATGCAGCTAtgcattattataaaaataataaacctcCAGAGGATCAAGAGGGTTTTTTGGCGTACTCAAGGCGGcaagatatttataaagaaattacgATTATGTTGGATTGTCTTTATAATCAGAGTATGTCTAATCCGTTGACTCCGACTGTTCCTAGCAAGCCTGGACCTCCTACTTATAATACGACTACTGCTGTTGCTCCTGCTAAACAAATT ctCCACGAAATAATTGACGACGCCCTCCACAGTCCCTGCGAGGTTCTCCACGAGTCAGTCTACAACTGGATGAAAGACAAAGGCCTCGACGGCGAACTAGTAGCACTAGCAGCTCCATCCCTCGAAGCTTACTTAATCCGCAATAACAACCCCGAACTACTCTGGCAGTTTTACGAAAGGAACAAAAATCACGCTGCGGCAGCTCAAATCTTGGACTCTTTAGCAACAAAGCCAGACCCAGAAGTACCTTTAGCTCAGCGAGTAAAATATCTAGCACGTGCTGTCGTCTGCATGCGCAGCGACCAAGCCGGCTACGCGCCCTATTTAGGAGTCTTCTTGCGCGAGCTAGAAGACAAAGTCGAGGTAGCTAGGATCCAACAGCAAATACTGACCACAATAACCAACCAACACCGCCTTTACGATCCAATGACCGTCAAGGACGCCAAGCTGCGCTTGAACTCGTCTCTCCTGGACATCACTCAGCTGTACGAAGACTACGCAGATCCTCTGCAGCTCTGGGAGTGCAAGCTTGCAATTATTCACTGCTCTGGTCACCAAGACGCCATGCTGGTCCAAGGAATCTGGAGCAACATCATCGACAACGAGCTGAAAAATTCTTTCTCACTCTCTCCGGAAGACAAAATCACTGTAGTGATGAGCAAGATTAAAATTCTGGGCCAGGAATATTCTGGAACTCCAAATTGTTTTCCTCTggactatttaattaaagaattagaAATTAGAGCTTGCAGGCTCCAAGTTTCTAACACTGAGATCATCACCGGGTTCTTGCAGCTGGGTGTTGCTGTTGAAGACCTCATGGAGATCTACGACAAATTGAACACCGGGAACAACCGGATTTGGTTGAACGAAGGCAACGAGTTTCATTTAATTGACTCTACTGCTAATCTTGTGACTTATTTCACAACTAATACCAATATCGGAAACAGTTTTGTACGCAGAAAAGTTATTACCAAGTGCCAGGACATTATTTCTAAATGTCTCACTACTCTCTTCAGTAAACCTAA